A genomic segment from Vanacampus margaritifer isolate UIUO_Vmar chromosome 3, RoL_Vmar_1.0, whole genome shotgun sequence encodes:
- the asphd2 gene encoding aspartate beta-hydroxylase domain-containing protein 2 → MEWSLESVREMVAGGMQSVRECEICACATVVCVLLLFLWYCYRVGRDHSSSPLRGRYLTGSSRIGGVVGGFIGSDCRNRGKGKPGSMLEEQNGFAFCQSSECFRCTSAGESLNQRLYHSLQEYAKRYTWSGMGRVHKGVRDQGRYLNSRPTIQRPEVFFLPDLPSAPFFSREIQRHDVELLEQSFPVLLAEFESIYNQPPARSGSPLPPGWKANKTPRGQWWTYYLVNQGAPLVLNVRRCPRAWRVLGQLRTFIANNVFGNACFSVLSPGALITEHYGPTNVRLRCHLGLRVPPSCELVVGGEPQCWSEGSCLLFDDSFLHTAFHEGGPEDGLRVVFMVDLWHPNVAAAERQALDYIFTPGRLEDKEGK, encoded by the exons ATGGAGTGGTCACTGGAGAGTGTGAGGGAGATGGTGGCCGGCGGGATGCAGTCTGTGAGGGAGTGCGAGATCTGTGCTTGTGCCACAGTGGTGTGTGTCCTGCTGCTCTTCCTGTGGTACTGCTACAGGGTGGGCCGCGATCATAGCTCAAGTCCATTGCGGGGAAGGTATTTGACTGGTTCCAGCAGGATCGGAGGGGTGGTGGGGGGCTTCATCGGCTCGGACTGTCGTAATCGGGGCAAAGGGAAACCTGGGTCCATGTTAGAGGAGCAGAACGGCTTTGCTTTCTGCCAGTCGTCCGAGTGTTTCCGCTGCACCAGCGCGGGAGAAAGTCTGAACCAGAGACTCTATCACAGCCTGCAGGAATACGCCAAACGCTACACCTGGTCAGGTATGGGCAGGGTGCACAAAGGAGTTCGAGACCAAGGCCGATACCTTAACAGCCGGCCAACCATCCAGCGGCCTGAGGTCTTCTTCCTCCCTGACCTACCGTCGGCTCCTTTCTTCTCCAGAGAAATTCAAAGACACGATGTGGAACTCCTGGAGCAGAGCTTCCCCGTCCTTCTGGCCGAGTTTGAGAGCATCTACAATCAACCCCCGGCCCGCAGCGGCTCCCCGCTACCGCCGGGATGGAAAGCCAACAAGACTCCTCGTGGCCAATGGTGGACCTACTACCTGGTCAACCAAGGCGCCCCTCTGGTGCTTAATGTTAGGAGGTGTCCCCGGGCTTGGAGGGTGCTGGGCCAGCTGCGTACTTTCATCGCCAACAACGTGTTTGGAAACGCATGCTTCTCCGTGCTGTCGCCAGGAGCGCTAATCACTGAACATTATGGTCCAACAAACGTGCGGCTGCGCTGCCACTTGG gtCTCCGAGTGCCCCCCTCCTGTGAGCTTGTAGTTGGCGGCGAGCCACAGTGCTGGTCCGAGGGCAGCTGTCTGCTTTTTGATGACTCTTTCCTCCACACAGCCTTCCACGAGG GTGGTCCAGAGGACGGCCTGAGGGTGGTCTTCATGGTGGACCTCTGGCACCCCAATGTGGCCGCCGCGGAGAGACAAGCCTTAGACTACATTTTCACTCCAGGCCGCTTAGAAGACAAGGAAGGAAAATAG
- the cabp1a gene encoding calcium-binding protein 1a isoform X1: protein MSSTFPKSDSTTSLLKTSSRRSTHVHERTAESRRSHHQHHHHRPAAAAAATALQSNGTAEEAFLSAESDVSARRPLCHPSLTGNRYTVESTRVKCRPHASLSPLPDPPEPHGEAGSGERERGTHRHHRRRKHNREERAPAAGPPEPEPPPPPPEHRRRCRARPLPRMPSPSDSHDDRTPLCEPRDQKRAGLTKSGGQASRSPPSASSPVPLSSTSSRRSRRSSAASSASDVNLRTVLNSLFGQDRELRPEEMDELRDAFKEFDKDKDGFISCKDLGNCMRTMGYMPTEMELIELSQQINMNLGGHVDFEDFVELMGPKLLAETADMIGIKELKDAFREFDTNGDGAISTSELRDAMRKLLGHQVGLNEVEDILREVDLNGDGLVDFEEFVRMMSR, encoded by the exons ATGAGCTCCACCTTTCCAAAATCTGACTCCACAACCTCATTGCTGAAAACATCCTCGAGAAGATCCACGCACGTCCACGAACGCACGGCAGAGAGCCGGAGAAGTCATCAtcagcaccaccaccaccgtcccgccgccgccgctgccgccaccGCGCTCCAAAGCAATGGAACCGCCGAGGAGGCTTTCTTGTCGGCAGAGAGCGACGTCAGCGCCCGGAGACCACTGTGCCATCCTTCGCTCACTGGTAACCGGTACACAGTTGAATCCACTCGGGTCAAGTGTCGACCCCACGCGTCTCTCAGCCCCCTTCCGGACCCCCCTGAACCTCACGGTGAGGCCGGCAGTGGCGAGAGGGAGCGCGGCACACACCGACACCACCGCCGCAGGAAGCACAACCGCGAGGAGCGAGCGCCCGCGGCAGGACCGCCCGAGCcagagccgccgccgccgccgccggagCATCGCCGTCGTTGCCGCGCACGCCCTCTCCCGAGGATGCCCTCGCCCTCAGACAGCCATGACGACAGGACTCCCCTGTGCGAACCGCGGGACCAGAAGAGGGCCGGTTTGACCAAAAGCGGTGGCCAGGCCAGTAGGTCCCCGCCGTCTGCCAGCTCTCCGGTGCCGCTGTCCAGCACCTCCTCTCGCCGCTCCCGGAGGTCCAGTGCTGCTTCTTCTGCTTCGGATGTCAACCTGCGTACTGTCCTCAATTCACTCTTTGGCCAG GACAGAGAGCTACGTCCAGAGGAAATGGATG AGTTGCGGGACGCGTTTAAAGAGTTTGACAAGGACAAGGATGGTTTTATCAGCTGTAAAGACCTCGGAAACTGCATGAGAACTATGGGATACATGCCTACTGAAATGGAGCTGATCGAGTTGAGCCAGCAGATAAATATGAACT tgGGTGGTCATGTTGATTTTGAGGATTTTGTGGAATTGATGGGTCCAAAACTCCTTGCCGAAACTGCAGACATGATAGGAATAAAGGAATTAAAAGATGCCTTTAGAGAG TTTGACACAAACGGAGATGGCGCCATAAGTACGTCTGAGCTCCGAGATGCAATGCGTAAGCTTCTGGGCCATCAG GTAGGGCTGAATGAAGTGGAGGATATTCTGCGGGAGGTTGATTTGAATGGGGACGGGCTTGTTGACTTTGAAG AGTTTGTACGAATGATGTCTCGTTGA
- the cabp1a gene encoding calcium-binding protein 1a isoform X2: MEKMDHRPFNRRTVLCLLSSFLVGLTQTHSSTYRISKEAFSSSSVQMGLVETRLYAPLKSQALDVPEKNSSWSFLMPFFSFGMSNCLDSALTMDRELRPEEMDELRDAFKEFDKDKDGFISCKDLGNCMRTMGYMPTEMELIELSQQINMNLGGHVDFEDFVELMGPKLLAETADMIGIKELKDAFREFDTNGDGAISTSELRDAMRKLLGHQVGLNEVEDILREVDLNGDGLVDFEEFVRMMSR, translated from the exons ATGGAAAAAATGGATCACCGCCCCTTTAATAGGCGTACAGTCCTTTGCCTGCTTTCTTCTTTCTTAGTTGGTCTCACTCAAACACATTCTAGTACATACCGTATCAGTAAGGAAGCTTTTAGTAGCTCTTCAGTCCAAATGGGTCTTGTTGAAACCAGACTTTATGCTCCTCTCAAAAGTCAAGCTTTAGATGTTCCGGAGAAAAACTCCTCCTGGTcctttttaatgccatttttcTCCTTTGGTATGAGCAACTGTCTCGATTCAGCGCTCACAATG GACAGAGAGCTACGTCCAGAGGAAATGGATG AGTTGCGGGACGCGTTTAAAGAGTTTGACAAGGACAAGGATGGTTTTATCAGCTGTAAAGACCTCGGAAACTGCATGAGAACTATGGGATACATGCCTACTGAAATGGAGCTGATCGAGTTGAGCCAGCAGATAAATATGAACT tgGGTGGTCATGTTGATTTTGAGGATTTTGTGGAATTGATGGGTCCAAAACTCCTTGCCGAAACTGCAGACATGATAGGAATAAAGGAATTAAAAGATGCCTTTAGAGAG TTTGACACAAACGGAGATGGCGCCATAAGTACGTCTGAGCTCCGAGATGCAATGCGTAAGCTTCTGGGCCATCAG GTAGGGCTGAATGAAGTGGAGGATATTCTGCGGGAGGTTGATTTGAATGGGGACGGGCTTGTTGACTTTGAAG AGTTTGTACGAATGATGTCTCGTTGA